A single Aminobacterium mobile DSM 12262 DNA region contains:
- a CDS encoding pyridoxal phosphate-dependent aminotransferase, with the protein MFRIEDMVRLDKNENPFLLPSSIKENVLSALREVEWNRYPDSGYKDIKDALSSLLHFPNKFFVLGNGGDEVLCLLFTAYVQPGATVLTFSPSFSEYAHLCKVFHARHITIPIDMADGLCSFNENLFFDTMQREKPSLVLIDSPNNPTGKQMPLQFIQKVVYENSAITVIDEAYGEFAPSTYLETLREQDFPKRMVALKTLSKAWGLAGIRFGYGVCHPDVTHKLNSIKSPFNINVLTAETVKILLREPHLLIEKTRQICNLRDSFIKKCQLIPRIQAYPSNSNFVFIHVPEEERQIKKTFKEAGIAVKFFCISGKSGSWIRVSVGVETDLNRVLHCLSQIVLTRR; encoded by the coding sequence ATGTTTCGTATTGAGGACATGGTTCGTCTGGATAAAAATGAAAACCCATTTTTGTTGCCCTCTTCTATCAAAGAAAATGTTCTTTCCGCGCTTCGTGAAGTGGAGTGGAATCGCTATCCAGATTCTGGATATAAAGATATAAAGGATGCACTAAGTTCATTACTTCATTTCCCGAACAAATTCTTTGTTTTAGGGAACGGTGGAGATGAAGTTTTATGCCTTCTTTTCACCGCATATGTACAGCCAGGTGCTACAGTCCTTACTTTCTCACCGTCTTTTTCCGAATATGCCCATCTTTGTAAGGTTTTTCATGCTCGGCATATAACAATTCCTATAGATATGGCTGATGGGTTGTGTTCTTTTAATGAAAACCTTTTCTTTGACACTATGCAAAGAGAAAAACCGAGCCTCGTTCTTATTGATTCGCCTAATAATCCTACAGGGAAGCAAATGCCTCTCCAATTTATACAAAAAGTAGTTTACGAGAACAGTGCTATAACGGTCATAGACGAAGCATACGGAGAATTCGCTCCTTCTACCTATCTCGAAACATTGAGAGAACAAGATTTCCCCAAAAGGATGGTGGCACTTAAGACACTTTCAAAAGCATGGGGACTTGCTGGAATCCGCTTTGGCTATGGAGTTTGTCACCCTGATGTCACTCATAAGCTTAACAGTATTAAGAGCCCTTTTAATATTAATGTCTTAACAGCTGAAACTGTTAAGATACTCTTAAGAGAACCTCATCTACTTATAGAGAAAACGCGGCAAATCTGCAATCTCAGAGATAGTTTTATAAAAAAATGCCAGCTTATTCCTCGCATACAAGCATATCCAAGTAACAGCAATTTTGTTTTTATTCATGTACCGGAAGAAGAACGCCAAATAAAGAAAACCTTTAAGGAAGCTGGCATCGCAGTAAAATTCTTTTGTATTTCAGGCAAGAGCGGGTCTTGGATTCGTGTTTCTGTTGGTGTAGAGACAGATCTTAACAGAGTGCTGCACTGCCTTTCCCAAATAGTTTTAACGAGGAGGTAA
- a CDS encoding HD-GYP domain-containing protein yields MEETIKVSIKDLEKWRGIIVEDVMSRDKAILIPQGTDVQSLFVKHSDIIRDLKRHHIEWVWIRPQHLLEGVAFESFSHIFPELDPPLLVISPRFAEVISYQFEVFCKNIQNKRVRREGIRSFLYAGNLLQDEVCQASSIPLSLFQSDDKEEKKYFIHSINVALLSGFIVKQLFPHWKDTIKKAIIAGLLHDIGKTLLALPSEEQEKHTVLGEALIREGGVEDEDILEGVRYHHERWDGRGSCGLKEEEIPLMGRIVAVANSFDSLSQQNITTSSQRLSFVITNAGVRFDPFIVQVLLSTLGLYPPGSVVELSDHRKAVVIETRFRNILQPRVYISEEEGASSKEGKVLDLERVPSLFIRKVCTDVIKKPIENLSDKVVIAPRKGYIYEKYTG; encoded by the coding sequence GTGGAGGAGACTATTAAGGTATCTATTAAAGATTTAGAGAAGTGGAGAGGAATAATTGTCGAAGATGTAATGAGCCGGGATAAGGCAATTCTTATCCCACAGGGAACTGACGTGCAATCTCTTTTTGTCAAGCATTCAGATATTATCAGAGATCTTAAACGGCATCATATAGAATGGGTGTGGATTCGTCCTCAACATTTATTGGAGGGCGTTGCTTTTGAGTCTTTTTCTCATATATTTCCCGAATTAGATCCTCCATTGCTAGTCATCAGTCCACGATTTGCAGAAGTTATATCCTATCAATTTGAAGTTTTTTGTAAAAACATACAGAATAAGCGGGTTCGTCGCGAAGGCATCCGCTCTTTCTTATATGCAGGGAATCTATTACAAGATGAAGTTTGTCAGGCTTCTTCCATTCCTCTCTCCCTTTTCCAAAGCGATGATAAAGAAGAGAAAAAATATTTTATACACTCTATTAATGTAGCTTTATTGAGCGGTTTTATAGTGAAGCAACTATTTCCTCACTGGAAGGACACTATCAAGAAGGCTATTATTGCTGGCTTATTGCATGATATTGGAAAAACTTTATTAGCGCTTCCCTCAGAAGAACAAGAAAAACATACAGTCCTTGGAGAAGCCCTGATAAGAGAGGGAGGAGTTGAGGACGAGGATATTTTAGAAGGAGTACGTTATCACCATGAGAGGTGGGATGGAAGGGGCTCTTGCGGACTAAAAGAGGAAGAAATTCCTTTAATGGGAAGGATTGTTGCTGTAGCTAACTCTTTTGATTCCCTATCCCAACAAAATATTACTACCAGCTCACAGCGGCTCTCTTTCGTGATAACGAATGCTGGAGTTCGTTTTGATCCTTTTATAGTGCAGGTTCTCTTATCTACGCTAGGACTTTATCCGCCAGGAAGTGTAGTAGAGCTCTCTGATCATAGAAAAGCTGTGGTTATTGAAACCCGTTTCCGGAATATTTTACAACCTCGAGTGTATATTTCTGAAGAGGAAGGGGCATCTTCAAAGGAAGGAAAGGTTCTTGATTTAGAACGTGTCCCTTCTTTATTCATTCGAAAAGTATGTACTGACGTTATCAAGAAACCAATAGAAAATTTATCCGATAAGGTTGTTATTGCACCTCGGAAAGGATACATCTATGAAAAATATACAGGGTAA
- the efp gene encoding elongation factor P, producing MSQVIDTSDFYSGIKVRWQDGIWEVVEYQHHKMGRGGAVVRTKLKNVETGSIVDTTFRSGEKFERIIYDEKPAQFLYQEGDNYVFMDMASYDQLYIPKDVLGDVANYLTDNLEAQLEMFEGRIMGVELPKSVELKVIDTPPGFKGDTVSGGGKPATLETGITVTVPIFVEVGDTVVVDTRSGEYLERAKK from the coding sequence ATGAGTCAGGTAATTGATACAAGTGATTTTTATTCTGGAATAAAAGTAAGGTGGCAAGATGGCATTTGGGAAGTAGTAGAGTATCAGCACCATAAGATGGGGCGTGGAGGGGCTGTGGTCCGAACCAAGCTTAAGAATGTCGAGACAGGCTCCATCGTTGACACTACTTTCCGTTCCGGAGAAAAATTTGAAAGAATTATCTATGACGAAAAGCCAGCTCAGTTCCTATATCAAGAAGGGGACAATTACGTTTTTATGGATATGGCTTCTTATGATCAGCTTTATATCCCTAAAGATGTACTTGGAGATGTGGCCAATTACCTCACTGACAATCTTGAGGCGCAGCTTGAGATGTTTGAAGGACGAATTATGGGTGTGGAGTTGCCTAAGAGCGTAGAGCTGAAAGTCATAGATACTCCCCCTGGATTTAAAGGTGACACTGTTTCTGGAGGAGGCAAACCGGCAACTCTTGAGACAGGCATCACTGTTACAGTTCCTATTTTTGTGGAAGTAGGAGATACAGTTGTTGTCGATACCCGCAGTGGCGAATATCTTGAGCGGGCTAAAAAATAG
- a CDS encoding CD1247 N-terminal domain-containing protein yields the protein MSAKEKIAFLKGLLAGLNMKDETTVKAFQAVTEALDALAEEIEEHGDLIEEQQDLYEELADDWALLDEDLDKLERSFAELVGEDFEGSEEEEESDFDETYESVSCPKCGHVFYYQPEMYEEDEPLQCPNCGESFALPAEE from the coding sequence ATGAGTGCTAAAGAGAAAATAGCATTTCTGAAAGGGTTGTTGGCTGGTCTCAATATGAAAGATGAGACAACAGTGAAAGCTTTTCAAGCTGTGACGGAGGCTTTAGATGCTCTAGCTGAGGAAATAGAAGAGCATGGAGATCTTATTGAAGAGCAGCAGGATTTATATGAAGAGCTTGCTGATGATTGGGCCCTGCTCGATGAAGATCTTGATAAACTAGAGCGCTCTTTTGCGGAGCTTGTAGGGGAAGACTTTGAAGGTAGCGAGGAAGAGGAAGAAAGCGATTTCGATGAAACGTATGAATCGGTGTCTTGCCCTAAATGCGGCCATGTTTTTTACTACCAACCAGAAATGTATGAAGAAGACGAGCCCCTTCAGTGTCCAAACTGTGGGGAGTCTTTTGCTTTACCGGCAGAAGAATAA
- a CDS encoding Asp23/Gls24 family envelope stress response protein has translation MDNIREDLDFESQERNTEQEEIPMEEQGMVEERTVQGNVHISEEVITELAKKTLTIIPGVQPASPGLVSKLGLVGRKSMDGVKVSVEENVTPPTITVDVFVLVKYGLRIPDVAWDVQESIKNNLEQYTGYFVKAVNINVQGVFFDDRTSQQNQPGQISPDLEHTVEGHEVKTEPGEEADLK, from the coding sequence ATGGATAACATTCGTGAAGACCTGGATTTTGAATCTCAGGAGAGGAATACTGAACAGGAAGAAATTCCAATGGAAGAACAAGGAATGGTAGAGGAACGAACTGTTCAGGGGAATGTTCACATCTCGGAAGAGGTTATTACTGAACTTGCAAAAAAGACTTTAACTATCATCCCAGGTGTGCAACCGGCAAGCCCCGGCCTTGTTTCAAAACTTGGTTTAGTAGGGCGAAAATCCATGGATGGGGTCAAGGTGTCGGTAGAAGAAAACGTTACGCCACCAACAATTACTGTGGATGTTTTTGTTTTAGTGAAATATGGTCTTCGCATTCCAGATGTAGCGTGGGATGTACAGGAGTCTATTAAAAACAATCTTGAGCAATATACGGGATATTTTGTGAAAGCTGTTAATATTAATGTGCAGGGAGTTTTTTTTGACGACCGTACCTCTCAACAAAATCAGCCCGGGCAAATATCTCCTGATCTTGAACATACTGTCGAAGGTCATGAGGTTAAAACCGAGCCTGGCGAAGAAGCTGATTTGAAATAA
- the nusB gene encoding transcription antitermination factor NusB — protein sequence MLSRNILPQKRRRSREIALQVLYALDIRNCDSVDQILDFYPGDDEEPDVVSYATVLVKGVWDSRFEIDTLIREHVVGWRPERMVAVDRAALRLAIFEGIIKQMIPIPVAISEAVELAKAFGTEESGRFVNGVLGRIVRALSLAEKDENHVGDDSPHSHS from the coding sequence ATGTTGAGTAGAAACATCCTTCCCCAAAAAAGGCGCAGATCGCGAGAGATCGCTCTGCAGGTTTTATATGCTCTTGATATTCGTAATTGTGACTCAGTAGATCAGATTCTTGATTTTTATCCCGGGGACGATGAGGAACCGGATGTAGTATCTTATGCAACTGTTTTAGTAAAAGGAGTCTGGGATTCTCGTTTTGAAATCGACACTCTTATCAGAGAACATGTGGTAGGTTGGCGGCCTGAACGTATGGTGGCTGTTGATAGGGCTGCTCTTCGTCTAGCCATTTTCGAGGGCATTATAAAGCAGATGATACCTATCCCCGTGGCTATCTCCGAAGCTGTAGAATTGGCGAAAGCTTTTGGAACAGAAGAATCTGGACGATTTGTAAACGGAGTCTTAGGAAGAATCGTTCGAGCACTTTCTCTAGCAGAAAAGGATGAAAATCATGTCGGGGATGACTCTCCCCACTCTCACAGTTGA
- the xseA gene encoding exodeoxyribonuclease VII large subunit, translated as MSGMTLPTLTVDELTSRIQALFYADAVLQNLVVVGEIAEITRHTSGHVYFTLTGDEGRLSCVLFKSDAARVPSWPKKGDEVLAEGRIGLYPPRGTYQLYVRRLTPLGVGAAARAKEELRLRLEKEGLFDLRLKRKLPDIPKKVAVITSATGAAIRDVLKVSHNRFPQCDIIILPCLVQGYDAPVDICTAFSRVRTLNSIDAVMLVRGGGSREDLNPFDDERVVRAIRSCPFPVVTGVGHEIDMTLSDLAADVAASTPSAAAERLFPDKIDLLRRVEYLSSSLLGAVRNDVRNSQRNLNLSQDALTGIMHTLVRKNEKELFDIRKDMLRLVSARFQENKKALIAAIGALNALSPLSILSRGFISCTREDGTVVSSVKLLHPEDKLALSFIDGRALVRIEEVQSS; from the coding sequence ATGTCGGGGATGACTCTCCCCACTCTCACAGTTGACGAACTTACTTCTCGCATACAGGCCCTTTTTTATGCTGATGCAGTTCTTCAAAATCTTGTAGTAGTAGGTGAAATAGCTGAGATTACAAGACATACGAGTGGCCATGTATACTTCACTCTCACTGGGGATGAAGGGCGTCTTTCATGTGTTTTATTCAAATCTGATGCTGCTCGTGTCCCGTCATGGCCTAAAAAAGGGGATGAAGTCTTAGCTGAAGGTCGTATCGGTTTGTATCCGCCCCGTGGAACATATCAACTTTATGTGCGTCGTTTAACACCTCTTGGGGTAGGAGCTGCTGCTCGAGCTAAAGAAGAGCTTCGTTTACGCTTAGAAAAGGAAGGTCTCTTTGACCTGCGGCTGAAGAGGAAACTGCCTGACATTCCAAAGAAAGTAGCGGTTATAACTTCAGCTACAGGGGCTGCTATCCGAGATGTATTAAAAGTATCACATAATCGTTTCCCTCAGTGTGACATTATAATTTTACCCTGCCTTGTTCAAGGATACGATGCTCCTGTAGACATTTGTACGGCTTTCAGCCGAGTCCGCACTCTTAATTCCATAGATGCAGTGATGCTTGTACGCGGTGGAGGGAGTCGAGAGGATCTTAATCCTTTTGATGACGAGAGGGTTGTGCGGGCCATTCGAAGCTGTCCCTTCCCTGTTGTAACAGGAGTGGGGCATGAGATCGATATGACATTGTCGGATCTTGCCGCTGATGTAGCTGCTTCTACGCCATCTGCAGCTGCAGAGCGACTTTTTCCTGATAAAATAGACCTTCTCCGTAGAGTAGAATATCTTTCTTCTTCGTTGCTTGGTGCCGTGAGAAACGATGTTAGAAATTCACAAAGAAACCTGAATCTTTCTCAAGATGCGCTCACGGGAATTATGCACACATTAGTTCGAAAGAATGAAAAAGAGCTCTTTGATATTCGGAAAGACATGCTTCGACTCGTTTCCGCCCGTTTTCAGGAAAACAAGAAAGCCTTAATAGCAGCGATAGGGGCTCTTAATGCCCTTTCACCTCTCTCTATCCTTTCGCGCGGTTTTATTAGCTGTACGAGAGAAGATGGCACAGTGGTCAGTTCGGTGAAACTTTTACACCCTGAGGACAAGTTGGCTCTTTCTTTTATTGATGGGCGAGCACTGGTTCGAATCGAAGAAGTGCAAAGTTCATAG
- the mtnA gene encoding S-methyl-5-thioribose-1-phosphate isomerase yields the protein MALPSPVSWDAEKNRLKILDQRQLPWKVSFLFCSSYLDVAEAIETLAVRGAPAIGVTAAYGVALSALHGEKKSVDLALKRLASTRPTAVNLFGALHRMKKRAATLGSKVLFTGLLEEAHKILEEDLKANRQMGELGQTLFPQKSIVLTHCNAGALATAGYGTALGVLRAAREHGKEIKVFVDETRPVFQGARLTAWELLQDGFDVTVICDNMAGALMQKNAITSVIVGADRIAANGDTANKIGTYSLAILAHYHQIPFYVAAPTTTIDYSAKAGSHICIEERDGTEVRTSLGSPLIPDSFPVWNPAFDITPSQLICAIITEKGVVFPPFIENLAKL from the coding sequence ATGGCGTTGCCTTCACCAGTTTCTTGGGATGCAGAGAAAAACAGGCTCAAAATTCTAGATCAAAGACAGCTTCCATGGAAGGTGTCTTTTCTCTTTTGTAGTTCGTATCTAGATGTCGCCGAAGCCATAGAGACTTTAGCTGTTCGTGGAGCGCCGGCTATAGGAGTTACAGCTGCATATGGAGTGGCCCTGTCTGCCCTACATGGGGAGAAAAAAAGCGTAGATTTGGCGTTGAAAAGACTTGCTTCCACCAGGCCTACGGCTGTTAACCTTTTTGGGGCACTTCATAGAATGAAAAAACGAGCGGCAACGTTAGGTAGCAAGGTTTTGTTTACAGGACTTCTAGAAGAAGCCCATAAAATTTTAGAAGAGGATTTAAAGGCGAATCGACAGATGGGCGAATTGGGGCAAACCTTATTCCCTCAAAAATCTATAGTTTTAACCCATTGTAACGCTGGGGCTTTAGCAACTGCTGGATATGGCACTGCACTTGGAGTTCTGCGAGCTGCTCGGGAACATGGGAAAGAGATCAAGGTTTTTGTAGACGAAACTCGGCCAGTTTTTCAGGGAGCCAGGCTAACAGCGTGGGAGCTCCTTCAAGATGGTTTCGATGTTACTGTAATTTGCGATAATATGGCGGGGGCATTAATGCAAAAAAACGCCATTACTTCTGTTATTGTGGGGGCCGACCGGATTGCTGCCAATGGAGACACAGCGAACAAAATAGGTACCTATAGTCTTGCTATTTTAGCCCATTACCATCAAATCCCTTTTTATGTTGCAGCTCCTACAACAACCATTGATTACTCTGCGAAGGCTGGCTCTCATATTTGTATAGAGGAGAGGGATGGTACTGAAGTTCGAACTTCTTTGGGGAGTCCCCTTATTCCAGATTCTTTTCCTGTTTGGAATCCCGCTTTCGATATAACCCCTTCGCAGCTCATTTGCGCTATTATCACTGAAAAAGGCGTGGTATTCCCGCCTTTTATTGAAAATTTGGCGAAGCTATAA
- a CDS encoding adenosylhomocysteinase — protein MKDRIANISLAPSGYKKIRWAWHFMPVLNALSEEFSSTQPFQGMTLAACLHLEAKTACLLLTLKKLGAEVWTAGSNPLSTQDDICAALVSEGIHVFSHHGMTEKEYTENLRDVLTSRPQILIDDGADLTAILHAEFSHLVSSVRGGAEETTTGVKRLKAMEREGLLKIPFLAVNDAYSKFLFDNRYGTGQSVLDGLMRTTNMLIAGKKVVVAGYGWCGRGVAMRARSMGATVIVVETDPHRAFEALMDGHQVMDMKQAAPLGDIFLTLTGNTRVIRREHFELMKSGVILANAGHFDVEICKEDLLSLACSVESTRDNIETFTFHDGRNVHLLGEGRLVNLACADGHPIEIMDLSFALQLEAALYLATNSMKPGVYGIPLALDRRVMEVKLASMNISLESLTPEQEKYMKSWEE, from the coding sequence ATGAAGGATCGCATTGCGAACATATCATTGGCTCCAAGTGGCTATAAAAAAATCCGGTGGGCGTGGCATTTTATGCCGGTTCTCAATGCTTTATCGGAGGAATTTTCTTCTACTCAGCCTTTTCAGGGGATGACTCTTGCTGCGTGCTTACATCTTGAAGCCAAAACGGCATGTTTGCTCCTTACCCTTAAAAAACTTGGAGCTGAAGTATGGACTGCTGGAAGTAATCCTCTTTCCACTCAAGACGATATTTGTGCCGCCTTAGTTTCTGAAGGGATCCATGTTTTTAGCCATCATGGAATGACGGAGAAAGAATATACAGAAAATTTAAGAGATGTTCTTACGTCTCGCCCTCAAATTCTTATCGATGATGGTGCGGATCTAACTGCTATCCTTCACGCGGAATTTTCTCATCTTGTATCAAGCGTTCGAGGAGGAGCAGAGGAAACTACCACAGGGGTCAAAAGACTTAAAGCCATGGAAAGGGAAGGCCTTTTAAAGATCCCTTTTCTTGCTGTAAATGACGCATATAGCAAATTCCTTTTCGATAATCGCTACGGCACTGGACAATCGGTGCTCGATGGCCTTATGCGAACTACGAACATGCTTATTGCTGGGAAAAAAGTGGTAGTTGCGGGGTATGGATGGTGTGGTCGAGGTGTGGCCATGCGAGCTCGCAGCATGGGAGCCACTGTGATTGTTGTGGAGACAGATCCTCACAGAGCCTTTGAAGCTCTCATGGATGGGCATCAAGTAATGGATATGAAGCAGGCAGCTCCTTTGGGGGATATTTTCTTAACTTTGACAGGAAATACTCGTGTGATTCGACGTGAACATTTTGAGCTCATGAAGAGTGGCGTGATTTTAGCAAATGCCGGGCACTTCGATGTGGAAATCTGTAAGGAAGATCTATTATCTCTAGCTTGTTCTGTAGAGTCGACACGAGATAATATCGAGACTTTTACTTTCCACGATGGTCGGAACGTTCATCTTCTTGGCGAGGGACGGCTTGTAAATTTAGCCTGTGCTGACGGTCATCCTATTGAAATTATGGATTTGAGTTTCGCATTGCAGTTGGAAGCTGCTCTGTACCTGGCTACGAATAGTATGAAGCCAGGTGTTTATGGAATACCTCTGGCTCTTGATCGTCGCGTTATGGAAGTTAAACTTGCGTCAATGAATATTTCGTTGGAGAGCCTTACTCCTGAACAGGAAAAATATATGAAGAGCTGGGAGGAATAA
- a CDS encoding amidohydrolase translates to MACLFKNVYAYDGQMSHAYLCDVLVEKGYISRIEGAGRIAEEHFSLIDCDGKKALLPGFVNGHTHAAMTLLRGLGEETPLMTWLKEQIWPIEAKLTPERIYWGTAIALLEMASCGVTCFADMYFEMDQVAQAAEMMGMKCGLSRGLIGDDPKRIEENLILIDEWHGKNGLITVQLGPHSPYTVPMAAMKTIASLAIERNVRVHTHFLETEWELSYLEDELHCHPVDYLEKVGLLETPGTILAHGVWFPVEDISSLIGTNVTISHNPNSNLKLGSGIMPLPQMLNAGLHVSLGTDGAASNNRLDIWEEMRHAALIHKGVHKDPTIVKAKELLNMATLWGAQSLGFGKTGLIREGWDADLVLIDLDTPHYLGFDEENLPVYIVYAGSSADVEATMVKGRWIYFNGEFPSVDREEILSQAAEARKNLIRK, encoded by the coding sequence ATGGCCTGTCTCTTTAAAAATGTTTACGCCTATGACGGACAAATGTCTCATGCCTATCTCTGTGATGTACTCGTAGAAAAAGGCTATATCTCTCGAATAGAAGGAGCGGGAAGAATAGCAGAGGAACACTTTTCTCTTATAGATTGTGATGGCAAAAAAGCACTACTCCCAGGTTTTGTGAATGGGCATACTCATGCTGCAATGACTCTTCTTCGAGGGTTAGGGGAAGAAACGCCTTTGATGACATGGCTTAAAGAGCAGATTTGGCCTATTGAAGCCAAATTGACTCCAGAGCGAATCTATTGGGGGACAGCTATTGCCCTTTTGGAGATGGCCTCGTGTGGGGTTACTTGTTTTGCCGATATGTATTTTGAAATGGATCAAGTAGCTCAGGCGGCAGAGATGATGGGGATGAAATGCGGTCTTTCCAGAGGGCTTATTGGTGATGACCCGAAACGAATTGAGGAGAATCTAATCCTTATCGATGAATGGCATGGGAAAAACGGACTTATAACGGTTCAACTTGGCCCTCATTCTCCTTACACTGTTCCTATGGCCGCCATGAAGACTATTGCATCTTTGGCAATAGAACGGAACGTTCGAGTTCATACACACTTCCTGGAAACGGAGTGGGAGTTATCATATCTTGAAGACGAGCTTCATTGTCATCCTGTTGATTATTTAGAGAAAGTTGGTTTGCTTGAAACCCCTGGAACGATACTTGCTCACGGCGTGTGGTTCCCAGTAGAAGACATTTCGTCTCTTATTGGCACAAATGTGACTATCAGTCATAATCCAAATAGCAATTTAAAGCTTGGTAGCGGAATTATGCCTCTTCCCCAAATGCTCAATGCAGGGCTTCATGTTTCTTTAGGGACAGATGGGGCTGCCAGCAACAATAGGCTTGATATTTGGGAAGAAATGCGCCATGCCGCTTTGATCCATAAAGGAGTACATAAAGATCCTACCATCGTCAAAGCCAAGGAACTTTTAAACATGGCAACCCTTTGGGGTGCTCAGAGCCTTGGGTTTGGAAAAACAGGATTGATTCGGGAAGGCTGGGATGCGGATCTTGTTTTAATTGATCTCGATACCCCTCACTACCTTGGCTTTGACGAGGAGAATCTTCCCGTATATATTGTCTATGCGGGATCTTCAGCCGATGTGGAGGCGACCATGGTGAAGGGGCGATGGATATATTTTAATGGAGAATTCCCCTCAGTTGACAGGGAAGAAATATTATCTCAGGCTGCAGAGGCCCGTAAAAATTTGATTCGTAAGTAA